The genomic window TCGCGCGCGGCGGCCGACCGGGCCGCGAACAGGCCGGCCGCCCCGTCGCCGAGGCCGGCGGCGACGGGGCGGAGCAGGTCGACGAAGGGCAGGTAGGGCAGGCCGACCTCGCCGAGGTCGACGCAGTGCCCGGCGAGCACCCGCAGGCCGCGGCCGGCCGCGCGGGCGGCGAGCTCGTCGAGCAGGCGGGACTTGCCCACGCCGGCGTCACCGGCGACCAGCACCGCCGAGCCGCGGCCGGCGGCGGCCCGGTCGACGGCGGCCAGGAGCGTGGCCAGCTCACCGGCCCGTCCCACCAGGGGTCGCCCGTCCCACCTCGGCACGGCGCCGATCGTGGCACGGGCCGCCGACGGTGCCGTCACCCGCGCGACCGGCGCGACCGCCACGGCCCCCGGCGGGTCCGGGTGCCGCGGCCGATCGCCTGCAGGACCTCGCGCCGGTAGGCGAGCTCCGCCTCGAGTCCGGGGTTGGGGTAGGGGTTCACGGTCGTCTCCTCGTGGTCGTGGTCGTCGTCCGGTGGGGACGTCGGCCACGGTCGTGCTGAGGCCGGGCCCCGGGCATCGGCCGTCCGCCCAGTCCCGGCCGCACCCCGGAACCTGAGGCCCCTCAGGGACACCTCACGCGCGCTGCGCGCTTGCCGATCACCGGGCCGGGGAAGGGGCCGGGGTATGGCCGACCTGCCCCCGACCGTCTTCGTCCTCTTCGGCGCCACCGGCGACCTCGCCGCGCGCATGGTCCTGCCAGCCTTCGACGTCCTGCACCGCCGTGGGCTGCTGCCCGACGAGTGGCGCCTGGTCGGCAGCGGGCGCGGCGACCGCTCCGACGACGACTTCCGCGACCTGGTCCGCGACGCCCTGGCCGAGCACGGCGACGGCGAGCCGGCCGACGGCCTGCCCGAGCGGCTGCGCTTCGCCGGCGGCGGGTTCGCCCCCGACGACCCCGGGCAGCTGGCCGACGCCGTGGCGGCCGCCCGCGAGGAGCTCGGGGAGGACGCCCAGCTCGTGCACTACCTCGCCGTCCCGCCGGGCGCCTTCGAGGGGATCACCCGGGCGCTGGACGCGCACGGCCTGGCCAAGGGCGCCCGCGTCGTCTTCGAGAAGCCCTACGGCACCTCCCCCGACGGCTTCCGCGAGCTCGACGAGCTGGTGCACTCGGTGCTCGACGAGGACCAGGTCTTCCGCATCGACCACTTCCTCGGCAAGGAGGGCACGCAGGACCTGCACGTGCTGCGGTTCGCCAACGGCCTGTTCGAGTCGGTGTGGAGCCGCGAGCACGTGGCGCAGGTGCAGGTCGACGTCCCCGAGACCCTCGACGTCGCCGACCGTGCCGAGTTCTACGACGCCACCGGGGCCACCCTCGACATGCTGGTCACCCACCTGTTCCAGGTGGCCGCCGAGGTCGCGATGGAGCCGCCGGTGTCCCTCACGCCCGGCGACCTGCAGGAGGCGCGCGAGGCGGTGCTCGCGGCGTTCCGGCCGCTGGCCCCCGAGGACGTCGTCCTCGGGCAGTTCACCGGCTACCGCGACCTCGACGACGTCGCCGACGACAGCACGACCGACACCTTCGTGGCCGCGCGGCTGTGGGTCGACACCGACCGGTGGCGCGGCGTGCCGTTCCTGCTGCGGACCGGCAAGCGGATGGCCGACAGCCAGCAGCGGGTCACGCTGGTGATGCGCCGTCCCGAGGGCCCGGTCGGCACGCTGCCAGGCGGGGGCAACACCGTCTCGCTGTCGCTGTCGGGTGCCGGCGCGCTCGACCTCGGGCTGGTGGCCAAGCGCCCGGGCCCGGGCCTGGAGCTCGCGGTCGCCGGGACCTCGCTGGACCTGGCCGCCGTCCCGGGCGGGGACCCGCTGCCGCCCTACGCCTCGCTGCTGCTCGACGTGCTGACCGGCGACCGGTCGCTGTTCACCACCAGCGCGGGTCTCGAGCACGCCTGGCGGGCCGTGCGGCCGGTGCTCGAGGACCGTCCGGAGGTGCGCCCCTACGAGCCCGGCTCGTGGGGCCCGGAGGAGGCGACGGCGCTGGCCGACCCGTGCGGCTGGGCCGTGGGGTCGGGCGGCTGAGAGGAGGGTCCGGACCGGGCGCTGGTCGCCTCGCGGCGAGAAGCACGACGCGGCTCCAGACCCCCGACCGAGGTCGGAGCGGTGTTCCGCGAAGGCGGTATCCAATTGGCACCCGGGGACACAGATCGCCCGGTCCGGACACCACCGACGGTACCCCGGTCCCGGCGCACACACACCGGGACACCGACTCCTATCCGAGGCCGCGCGCGTCCTGCTTGAGCGCCGTGTCGACGGTCAGCGCCGAGGCCAGCACCAGGCTCGCCAGCGGCTCGGGCAGCCGCGCGTGAACCCGGACGACGTAGCGGTCGGCCGTGGTGAACAGCGTCCGCGCCAGGCCCTCCCACGTCTTGGTGATCCGGGCGACCTCGGTGCCGAGGGAGTCGGTGACCGAGAAGTCCCAGGCCCGCCAGTTCTCCGCCTGGATCGCGCCGGCCGGCTGCCCGTCGACGACGAGGTCGAAGCGGATCCGGCCGAAGACGGTGGCCTGGACGATCTCCCCCACCGGCGCCCCCTCGGGCGTCTCGACGACGACCCGTGACCTGACCAGCTTGGCCGGGCGGGTGAGCACGAGGACCGGCCCGTAGGCGTCGCGCACCTCGAGGCGGTGGGTGAGGTACTGGTCGAGGCTGCTGACGAACCGGACGACCTTCTTGGCCGTCGACTGCCCCACCTCGACGACCGCGCCGACCTGCACCCCGTTCGCGTCGAGGACGGCGTACTCGTTGGTGAGCTCGACGAGCTTGGTCCTCTGGTCGACCAGCAGGACGGGCTGGTCGTGCAGGACCGAGCGCCGCGGGGTGGCGCCGTACCGCTGGGCGCCGTGCTGCTGCCGGCTCCCGTACTGCTGGTGGCTCCCGTGGTGCTGCTGGACCGGCCGGGCCTGCGCGGGGACGGGCTGCGGGGCGGGCGGCTGCCGCACGTGCTCGGTCCAGGTCCGGCCGTCCCACCAGCGCGAACCGCCGCCGCCGGCGGGGTCGGGGTACCAGCCGGGCGGCGGGGAGGGCTGCGTCACGGCGGCGACGGTAACCGCTGCCGCCGGGCGTGCCAGACTCCCGAGCCGTGCCCGACCCGACCTCCGCCGAGGCCGCCGTCCTCGACGCCGTGGACGAGGCCGCCGCGGTCGGCCTGCTGTGCCGGCTGGTCGCCGTCCCCTCCGTGGGCGGCACCGCGGCCGAGAGCGAGGTGCAGGCCCTGGTCGCCGGCGAGCTCGACGCGCTGGGCTGCGACGTCGACCGCTGGGCCATCGACCTCGAGGCCGCCGCCACGGCACCGGACGCGCCCGGTCAGGAGGTCGCGCGCGAGGAGGCGTGGGGCGTCGTCGGCACGCTGCCCGGCGCCGATGACGGCGACCCCGCGCTGGTGCTCTGCGGGCACACCGACGTCGTCCCTCCCGGCGACCGCGCCTCGTGGGCCGGCGACCCGTTCACCCCTCGGCTCGACGGCGGCGCCGTGCACGGCCGCGGCACCTGCGACATGAAGGGCGGGCTGGTCTCGGCGCTCGCCGCGCTGGCCGCCGTGCGCGCCGCGGGGGTGCGCCTGCGCCGGCCGGTGGCGCTGCACGCCGTCGTCGGTGAGGAGGACGGCGGGCTCGGCGCCTGGGCGACCCTGGCCCGCGGGCACCGCGGCGACGCCTGCGTCATCCCCGAGCCCACCGCCGGCGCCGTCGTCACCGCGGCCGCGGGCGCGCTCACCTTCCGGCTCGAGGTGACCGGCGCGGCCGCGCACGCCGCGATGCGCGACCGCGGGGTGAGCGCCGTCGAGCTGTTCGCCGACCTCCACGCGGACCTGCGCGCGTTCGAGGCCGAGCGGCAGCGCGACGCCGACCCCCGCTTCGCCGGCGAGCGGTACCCGTTCGGGCTGTCGATCGGCACGGTGCGCGCCGGCGACTGGGCGTCGACCGTGCCCGACCGGCTGGTGGCCGAGGGCCGCTACGGCGTGCGGCTGGGCGAGCCGGTCGAGGTGGCCCGCGCGGCGTTCGAGGCCCGGGTCGCCGCGTCCTGCGCCGCGCACCCGTGGCTGGCCGCGCACCCGGTGCGGGTCACCTGGACCGGCGGCGCCTTCGCCAGCGGCCAGCTGCCGCCGGCGCACGGGCTGCTCGGCCAGGTGCGCGACGCCGTCGTCGACGCGGGCGGGCCGCCCCCGCCGGAACGCGCCGTCCCCGCCGGCACCGACCTGCGCCTCTACGCCGCCGCCGGCATCCCGGCGCTGCACCTGGGCCCGGGCGACCTGCACCTGGCGCACGGCCCGGCCGAGCGGGTGCCGGTGGCCGAGGTGACCGCCGTGGCCCGCGCGCTGGCGCTGCTGGTCCTGCGCCGCTGCGGGGTCGCGTGACCGGCGTCGGCTTCGAGGCCTTCGCCGCGCTGACCGGCGACTCCCCCACCGCGCGCACCGAGTGGGCGGCCGTCGTCGCCGCGTGGAGCGAGCCGCACCGCCGCTACCACGACCTGCACCACCTGGCCGCCGTCCTCGGGCTGGTCGGCGAGCTCGGCGGGGCCGCCCCCGACCCGGACGCCGTCGCGCTGGCCGCCTGGTACCACGACGTCGTCTACGACCCGCGCCGCGGCGACAACGAGCAGGTCAGCGCCGAGCGGGCGCAGGCGGGGCTCACCGGCCTGGTGCCGCCCGCGCGGGTGGAGGAGGTGGCCCGGCTGGTGCTGCTGACCGCCGGGCACGACGCCGCCCCGGACGACGGGAACGGCGCCGTCCTCTGCGACGCCGACCTCGCG from Geodermatophilus normandii includes these protein-coding regions:
- a CDS encoding glucose-6-phosphate dehydrogenase, translated to MADLPPTVFVLFGATGDLAARMVLPAFDVLHRRGLLPDEWRLVGSGRGDRSDDDFRDLVRDALAEHGDGEPADGLPERLRFAGGGFAPDDPGQLADAVAAAREELGEDAQLVHYLAVPPGAFEGITRALDAHGLAKGARVVFEKPYGTSPDGFRELDELVHSVLDEDQVFRIDHFLGKEGTQDLHVLRFANGLFESVWSREHVAQVQVDVPETLDVADRAEFYDATGATLDMLVTHLFQVAAEVAMEPPVSLTPGDLQEAREAVLAAFRPLAPEDVVLGQFTGYRDLDDVADDSTTDTFVAARLWVDTDRWRGVPFLLRTGKRMADSQQRVTLVMRRPEGPVGTLPGGGNTVSLSLSGAGALDLGLVAKRPGPGLELAVAGTSLDLAAVPGGDPLPPYASLLLDVLTGDRSLFTTSAGLEHAWRAVRPVLEDRPEVRPYEPGSWGPEEATALADPCGWAVGSGG
- a CDS encoding phospholipid scramblase-related protein → MTQPSPPPGWYPDPAGGGGSRWWDGRTWTEHVRQPPAPQPVPAQARPVQQHHGSHQQYGSRQQHGAQRYGATPRRSVLHDQPVLLVDQRTKLVELTNEYAVLDANGVQVGAVVEVGQSTAKKVVRFVSSLDQYLTHRLEVRDAYGPVLVLTRPAKLVRSRVVVETPEGAPVGEIVQATVFGRIRFDLVVDGQPAGAIQAENWRAWDFSVTDSLGTEVARITKTWEGLARTLFTTADRYVVRVHARLPEPLASLVLASALTVDTALKQDARGLG
- a CDS encoding ArgE/DapE family deacylase, giving the protein MPDPTSAEAAVLDAVDEAAAVGLLCRLVAVPSVGGTAAESEVQALVAGELDALGCDVDRWAIDLEAAATAPDAPGQEVAREEAWGVVGTLPGADDGDPALVLCGHTDVVPPGDRASWAGDPFTPRLDGGAVHGRGTCDMKGGLVSALAALAAVRAAGVRLRRPVALHAVVGEEDGGLGAWATLARGHRGDACVIPEPTAGAVVTAAAGALTFRLEVTGAAAHAAMRDRGVSAVELFADLHADLRAFEAERQRDADPRFAGERYPFGLSIGTVRAGDWASTVPDRLVAEGRYGVRLGEPVEVARAAFEARVAASCAAHPWLAAHPVRVTWTGGAFASGQLPPAHGLLGQVRDAVVDAGGPPPPERAVPAGTDLRLYAAAGIPALHLGPGDLHLAHGPAERVPVAEVTAVARALALLVLRRCGVA
- a CDS encoding HD domain-containing protein, translated to MTGVGFEAFAALTGDSPTARTEWAAVVAAWSEPHRRYHDLHHLAAVLGLVGELGGAAPDPDAVALAAWYHDVVYDPRRGDNEQVSAERAQAGLTGLVPPARVEEVARLVLLTAGHDAAPDDGNGAVLCDADLAVLAGPPEAYAAYASAVREEYRHLSDEVFTAGRIAVLESLLALPALYRLPATAGWEPRARANLAAELTLLRGRPS